From the Paenibacillus sp. MMS20-IR301 genome, the window TTCAGGAGAAGTCGTCAAGTCCTTCCCTTCGGTTCAGGACATAGAGCAGGAGAAATTCGATTACGGCTTCTCCCTCTATTACATAACCCAAAAGGATGCAAGCGAAATTCAGAAGATGATTCTGAATTTGTCGGAGATTGACCAGGTAACAGCCGTTGCCCTGGATCAGGAATCCCTGCGCCAGATGGGACAGGAGAGCATTGCGGCAACAGCTGAGGCGCCAGCCCCTGCACCTGCGCAGGAAGCAGCTCCGCAAGCCTCGAATGCTTCGCCGGCCGCACCGGTCCAGAAAGAGGAGAATGGCAAAGCAGCTCCGGCTAGAACGGGCGGAGCTCCGACTCCTTCACGGACTATCCGTGTCGATATTGAACGGCTGGATGTACTGATGAATCTGTTCAGTGAGCTGCTGATTGACCGGGTCCGCCTGGAGCAGCTTGCTTCCGAAGTGCAGAACGGGGATCTTACCGAAACGGTTGAGCATATGGGCCGGGTCAGCGGTGATCTGCAGAACATCGTCATGAAGCTGCGGATGGTGCCGGTAGACACTGTGTTTAACCGGTTCCCGCGGATGATCCGCGACCTGGCTAAATCGCTGGACAAGAAGGTTGACCTTATCATCACCGGTGCGGATACCGAGCTTGACCGTACCGTTATTGATGAGATCGGTGATCCGCTGGTGCATCTGCTGCGCAATGCGGTCGACCACGGAATTGAGTCTATTGCTGACCGCGTGGCTGCCGGCAAACCGGAGACAGGAACAGTCCATCTGCGGGCGTTCCACAGCGGTAACCATGTCTTCATTGAGATTGAAGAGGACGGCGTGGGGATCTATCCGAAGAAGGTGCTCAAGTCAGCCGTGAAGAAAGGCGCTATCACCCAGGAGCAGGCAAACTCCATGTCCGACGATGAGGCTTATCAGCTCCTCTTTGCTCCAGGCTTCAGCACAGCGGAAGTGATCTCGGATGTCTCGGGCCGCGGTGTGGGTCTCGACGTGGTAAAGGCTAAGATTTCTTCACTGGGCGGGAATGTCACTATTTACTCGACTCCGGGTAAAGGCACAAACTTCTCCGTTCAGCTGCCGCTGACTCTGTCCATCATCGCTGCGATGCTGGTCCGCCTGGGTTCTGAGAAGTATGCGATTCCGCTGTCTTCGATCGTAGAGACCGGGATTGTGAAGCAATCCCAGATCCGCACCATTCACGGCAACAAAATGCTGGAATTCCGGGGCAGCCATATTCCGCTGGTATCCCTCAGCAAGATCTTCTCCATTCCGGATTATGATGAAAGCACGGAAGAGGAGACAGAGATTGTAGTTGTCCGCAAGGGAGAACGTCTGGTTGCCCTGGCGGTACAGGATTTTATCGGCCAAAATGAGATTGTTATCAAGAATCTGGGCAAGTATCTGCCGGAGGTGCAAGGGATTTCAGGGGCCACCATTCTCGGTGACGGACAAGTCGCACTTATTATTGATCCGAACGCTTTCATAAAATAATCAGGATAGAACAGGGAGGTTCATTCCATGGCTGAA encodes:
- a CDS encoding chemotaxis protein CheA, with the protein product MDMNQYLSMFIDESNDHLQSLNESMMGLEANPEDLSIVQVIFRSAHTLKGMAATMGFEDLASLTHQMENVLDLVRNNKLRMQDFIFDTLFKSLDALESMVENITGGGDGKADVFAIVAALQAIVRGEIPAAGGAAAEVTAAKPGNTTDAQVYLDEFQYSVLEQSLQEGHQVLYVDVAIRKDCQLKAVRAYMVFDLLERSGEVVKSFPSVQDIEQEKFDYGFSLYYITQKDASEIQKMILNLSEIDQVTAVALDQESLRQMGQESIAATAEAPAPAPAQEAAPQASNASPAAPVQKEENGKAAPARTGGAPTPSRTIRVDIERLDVLMNLFSELLIDRVRLEQLASEVQNGDLTETVEHMGRVSGDLQNIVMKLRMVPVDTVFNRFPRMIRDLAKSLDKKVDLIITGADTELDRTVIDEIGDPLVHLLRNAVDHGIESIADRVAAGKPETGTVHLRAFHSGNHVFIEIEEDGVGIYPKKVLKSAVKKGAITQEQANSMSDDEAYQLLFAPGFSTAEVISDVSGRGVGLDVVKAKISSLGGNVTIYSTPGKGTNFSVQLPLTLSIIAAMLVRLGSEKYAIPLSSIVETGIVKQSQIRTIHGNKMLEFRGSHIPLVSLSKIFSIPDYDESTEEETEIVVVRKGERLVALAVQDFIGQNEIVIKNLGKYLPEVQGISGATILGDGQVALIIDPNAFIK